In Vitis riparia cultivar Riparia Gloire de Montpellier isolate 1030 chromosome 19, EGFV_Vit.rip_1.0, whole genome shotgun sequence, the following proteins share a genomic window:
- the LOC117908224 gene encoding aspartic proteinase PCS1-like has protein sequence MDGDKSSRSHTLLNFHHFFSGISGQDSSGILLFGESSFSWLKALKYTPLVQISTPLPYFDRVSYTVQLEGIKVANSMLQLPKSVYAPDHTGAGQTMVDSGTQFTFLLGPVYTALKNEFVRRTKASLKVLEDPNFVFQGEMDLCYRVPLTRRTLPPLPSVTLMFRGAEMSVSAERLMYRVPGEIRGSDSVYCFTFGNSELLGVESYIIGHHHQQNVWMEFDLAKSRVGFAEVRCDLAGQRLGVGV, from the exons ATGGATG GCGATAAATCTTCCAGAAGTCATACTTTACttaattttcaccattttttttccgGTATATCGGGCCAGGACTCCTCCGGTATCTTACTCTTCGGAGAATCGAGTTTTTCGTGGCTCAAGGCCTTAAAGTACACTCCACTAGTTCAAATATCGACTCCGTTGCCGTACTTCGACCGAGTTTCGTACACGGTTCAGCTTGAGGGTATTAAAGTAGCTAATTCGATGCTACAGTTGCCAAAATCGGTTTATGCACCGGACCATACCGGAGCGGGTCAAACTATGGTCGACTCCGGAACTCAGTTCACGTTCCTTCTGGGCCCGGTTTACACCGCTTTGAAGAACGAGTTCGTGAGGCGGACAAAAGCGTCGTTGAAAGTTCTGGAAGACCCCAACTTCGTATTCCAAGGAGAAATGGACTTGTGCTACCGAGTTCCCCTGACTCGTCGGACTTTGCCTCCTTTGCCAAGCGTGACACTGATGTTTCGGGGGGCCGAAATGAGCGTATCGGCCGAAAGGTTAATGTATCGGGTACCGGGCGAGATAAGGGGAAGTGATTCGGTGTACTGCTTTACGTTTGGTAACTCTGAACTATTGGGTGTGGAGTCGTACATCATTGGGCATCATCATCAGCAGAACGTGTGGATGGAGTTCGATCTGGCAAAATCAAGGGTTGGATTTGCAGAGGTTAGGTGCGATCTAGCTGGTCAACGACTAGGAGTAGGTGTCTag
- the LOC117908225 gene encoding armadillo repeat-containing protein LFR-like yields the protein MQKRDQSKLGSTAGGAITPAAKRGYPFGSGGSNSAATAVADAAAPSTLLGPSLHVHGSFADQNNKRIVVALQSGLKSELRWAISALTLLSFKEKDDVCTDATPLANIPGLLDALFQVIDGFGNECEALGSNDVLSHPGFGSFISEASMQKNTTKLRPSEWWLDEDGLFHLDGEGRAEKQQCAVAALNIIRNFSFMPENEANSGISMRLEDF from the exons ATGCAGAAGAGGGACCAGAGCAAGTTGGGCAGCACGGCAGGTGGTGCCATCACTCCGGCGGCGAAGAGAGGCTATCCTTTCGGCAGTGGAGGCAGCAACTCCGCCGCCACCGCCGTTGCTGACGCGGCTGCTCCATCCACTCTCCTTGGTCCATCTCTCCACGTTCACGGTTCCTTCGCTGatcaaaacaacaaaagaatagTTGTGGCTCTTCAAAGTGGATTAAAGAGTGAGCTAAGATGGGCAATTAGTGCCCTGACATTACTCTCTTTCAAAGAAAAGGACGATGTGTGCACAGATGCTACTCCTCTTGCTAATATACCTGGGTTACTAGATGCTCTTTTCCAAGTTATAGATG GATTTGGGAATGAGTGCGAGGCATTGGGTTCAAATGATGTTCTTTCCCATCCTGGATTTGGTTCTTTCATCTCTGAGGCCTCTATGCAGAAGAATACAACCAAGCTTCGTCCTTCAGAGTGGTGGTTGGATGAAGATGGTCTGTTCCATCTGGATGGAGAAGGACGGGCAGAAAAACAGCAATGTGCTGTTGCAGCTTTAAATATCATTCGCAACTTCTCTTTCATGCCAGAAAATGAAGCTAACAGTGGGATTAGTATGCGACTGGAGGATTTCTGA